In a single window of the Dryobates pubescens isolate bDryPub1 chromosome Z, bDryPub1.pri, whole genome shotgun sequence genome:
- the LOC104298793 gene encoding fructose-1,6-bisphosphatase 1: MTDRSTFDTNVITMTRFVMEEGRRAKGTGEFTQLLNSLCTAIKAISTAVRKAGIANLYGIAGSTNVTGDQVKKLDILSNDLVINMLKSSFSTCVIVSEENKDAVIVDADKRGKYIICIDPLDGSSNIDCLVSIGTIFAIYKKVSPNEPSGKDALQPGRNLVAAGYALYGSATMLVLATSAGGVNCFMLDPAIGEFILVDRDVKIKKKGNIYSLNEGYAKYFDPAVTEYLKKKKFPEDGSSPYGGRYIGSMVADVHRTLVYGGIFLYPANSKSPKGKLRLLYECNPMAFVIEKAGGIATTGHQAILDIVPEDIHQRVPVILGSPDDVNEYLEIVKKHSAK, translated from the exons ATGACGGACCGTTCCACCTTCGACACCAATGTCATCACCATGACCCGCTTCGTGATGGAAGAGGGCAGGCGGGCGAAAGGCACTGGGGAGTTCACGCAGCTCCTcaactccctctgcacagccatcAAAGCTATCTCTACCGCCGTCCGTAAAGCGGGCATCGCCAACCT CTATGGAATCGCAGGGTCTACCAATGTGACAGGAGATCAGGTAAAGAAGCTGGATATCCTTTCCAATGACCTGGTGATTAACATGCTCAAGTCGTCCTTCAGTACATGTGTTATCGtgtcagaagaaaacaaagatgcTGTGATAGTGGACGCTGATAAAAGG GGTAAATACATAATCTGCATAGACCCTCTAGATGGCTCTTCAAACATTGACTGTCTTGTTTCCATTGGGACCATTTTTGCCATCTATAAAAAG GTGTCCCCCAATGAACCTTCTGGGAAAGATGCTTTACAGCCTGGGCGTAATCTTGTGGCTGCTGGTTATGCTCTCTATGGGAGTGCCACAATGCTGGTATTGGCCACTTCTGCTGGAGGTGTCAATTGTTTTATGCTGGATCCG gcTATTGGAGAATTCATTTTGGTGGACAGGGATGTGAAaatcaagaagaaggggaatATCTACAGTCTCAATGAAGGCTATGCTAAATACTTTGATCCTGCAGTCACAGAATATctcaaaaagaagaaattccCTGAG GATGGCAGTTCACCATATGGTGGGAGGTACATTGGATCTATGGTGGCTGATGTGCATCGCACACTGGTGTATGGAGGAATCTTTCTGTATCCCGCTAACTCCAAAAGTCCCAAAGGGAAG CTGAGACTGCTCTATGAATGCAATCCTATGGCTTTTGTTATTGAGAAGGCTGGGGGAATAGCAACAACTGGGCACCAAGCAATACTAGATATCGTGCCTGAAGACATCCACCAAAGAGTGCCTGTTATCTTGGGATCTCCTGATGATGTGAACGAGTACCTTGAGATAGTCAAGAAGCATTCCGCTAAGTAA